CTGAATGCAGACTGGAAGCAAAGTTTCCAGGCCGATAATTCCGAAGTCGGCTCCCAGGATTTCATCGGTCTTTTTCTCAGAAGCATGCGGCGTATGGTCCGAGCAAATTGCGTCAATTGTACCATCTTTGAGACCCTCGATCAGGGCGTCGATGTGTTCCTGAGAACGCAGGGGAGGCAGGACTTTGTAGTTTGGATCGTAGGTTTCCAGCATCTGGTCTGTCAGTGTCAGATGGTGAGGGGTGACATCGGCAGTCACCTGTATGCCCGCCTGTTTTGCACGGCGAATCTGGGAGACACTATTTTGTGTTGAAATACACATCAGGTGGATGCGTCCCTGAGTCAGCTCAGCCAGTGCAATATCGCGATTGACCATGATTTCTTCTGCCGCCGCGGGGATTCCCTTTAATCCCAGGACCGTAGAATGAAATCCTTCATGCATTTGACCTTTATCGGTCAATTCGGGCACTTGGGGGCGATTCAGAATTGGACGGTCGAACATCCGCGTATATTCCAGAGCACAACGCATGATCTCGGCGTTTTCAATGGGATGGTCTGCATCTGTGAAGCCGACGGCTTGGCCGGCAACCAGTTGTCCGATTTCCGCGAGCTCTTTTCCTTCGTTGTTTTTGGTTGCTGCGCCAAGAGGGAAGACATTGCAATTGGCGGCACGTGCAGCCTGTAGCAGAATGAATTCTGCAGAAGAACGATCATCTACTACAGGAGAAGTATTTGGCAGACAGCCCAGGGAAGTGACACCACCTGCCAGAGCGGCTGCAGTACCACTTTCAATCGTTTCATCCTCTTCGAATCCGGGTTCACAGAGAGAAACATGGATATCAATTAAGCCCGGGCTGACGATCAGGCCTGTGGCATCGATGACTTCGTCAGCAGTCGTTGTCGCTTGACACAGGCCTTTGATTTTACCATCTTCAATCAGTAAATTGCCCTGCACATCCAGATTTTGTGAAGGATCAATGATGTGGCCATTTTTGATAAGGATCGATTTCATCCCGGAATTCCCAAGGAAGCTGTACGCTGTAGATGGAGTAGATAGAGACAGGCCATACGAATGATTAAACCATTACTGACCTGCCCCAGAATGACAGAATGTGGGCCGTCAGCTACGTCAGGGGTGATTTCAACGCCGCGGTTGATTGGTCCTGGTGCCAGGATTAGTACATCATCTTTGGCTTTGCTGATTCGCTGTTTGTTCATTCCAAACAGGTGCGCGTATTCACGGATCGAGGGGAAAAAGTGTCCTCGTTGTCGTTCAAACTGGATTCTTAACAGATTCAGACAGTCTGTGCGATCGATAACATCGTCGAGATTATGGGAAACTTCGACATCCAGGCGGGACAGTTCACTGGGCATGAGGGTAGTCGGTCCACAGACGATGACGTGGGCGCCTAGTTTTTTGAGTCCCCAAATGTTGGAACGGGCGACCCGACTATGGAGAATATCGCCGACCAATGTCACTGTCAGGCCTTCAATCTTTCCAAAGTGTTCTCGGATCGTAAAAATATCGAGTAAAGCCTGCGTAGGATGTTCATGAGTGCCGTCGCCGGCGTTTAGAATATTGGCGTTGAGATGTTGGGCCAGGAGTTGAGGGGCGCCGGGAGTTTTGTGTCTGACAACAACGTAAGAAACGCCCATGGCTTCGATCGTTTTGGCTGTGTCGACAAAACTTTCCCCTTTCGAAAGGCTGCTGCCAGATGCGGTAAAGTCGACCGTATCTGCACTCAATCGTTTTGCAGCCAGTCCAAAGCTGATGCGGGTTCTGGTCGAGGGCTCGAAGAATAAATTTGCAACCACTGTTCCGGCGAGCGGAGTTAATTTCGTCTCACCAATCGCAGCTAAGCGTTTGAATTCTGCAGCCTGGTTAAGAATGATATTGAGTTCGTCTTTGGTAAGGTCCTGCAGTCCTAAAATATGTTTACGCGTCCAGCCGCTGGAAATGTCTGTTCGATACTCATGGTCGATATTCATAGTCACATCAGATTTGAACGTGTGCGTGTTCAGATCGGGAGATTCCAAATTTGGTTGATCCCGACTGAGAGATATTGCTACAGGACTTGAAGAGATGTTATCAATCTCCCCTGCTCGCTTCAAGGAGTGTACTCAGAGATCTTCCTGACTGATTCTTAGTTTTTCAGAGTTTTCAGACGAGACAGAAAATCAGGGAAATATTCTGCCTGAATGCCGGGGAGATGTGCCGATTTTCGAGGAACCTGCGCTTCGGTGATCACGGAGTCAGCCGGCGTGAGACTCAGCGGAGCTGCATATATAAATTTTCCGGTAGACAGCCCTTCGATCAACATACTGGTCGTATTTAGTTCTTCAAACGGTTGTTTGATAGCAGTCTGCCACCCTGCAATCTGAATGTCTGAGGAAGCGACCGAACCTTCTCCAGCCAGATCGACTGAAGAAAGCCAGTTTTCGGGCGGTTTCGAACCCAGAACCTGAATCAGGGCCGATTGTGCTAAGTCGAAAACACAATCCTGGCTTTCAATTTGAATGGCCCCCGGAATAATTTTCTCATCACGCCAGTGAAACAAGAGTAGCGGGCCTGACTTACGCAGGGTGACATGTTTCAGGCTGATGCTGATTTGCTGGTCAACTTCGGGTGGCTGTTCGAAAAAAAGCGTGGAATGTGAAGTGATGTTCAGACAGTTGCTTAAAGAAATGCTATGAGGACTTTGAGTCAGGTAAATCGCATGCTTGGGGACTGCAAATACGGTATTATGAATTTCTATTTGGCATCCCGTGCGTTGTTGGGAATCGATGGGTTTCCAGTAGATAGCACTACGGTTAATTGATGTGGCGGACTCGCGTTGATCGTCCAGTTGTGCAAAGAAACAGGATTTGAGAGTCAAGCCCTGAACGCTTACGTTTAAAAGTGTGGCAGGCTGTTTTTTTTCTGCAGGATTGGTTGGGAGTTGGGGATCACTGGAGTGGTTAATGAGCATCACATTTTCCAGATGCAATTGCTCTGCCACAACGCTGAAAGCTTCGTTCTCTACATGAATGATCGCAGGGGTATCAGCAGTTCCTCTAATCGTCAGTGGACCTACGGTAGTAATTTTTGTCGATTCATAAGGAGTTGATAAATCTAATTGGATGATTCCATTTTCGTCGGGGGGCGGAATCAATTGTTTGCTGATCTGCTCAGAGTCAGCGGGACTGTCGTCCCGCGCAACTGCGGGCATTGATGGATTCTCAGACACAGTCTGTTGATTGAATGAAACCTGAGAGGTGATTTTTAATAACTGGTTACGCGCTCCTTCATCAAGGAGCGTCAGAGATAAACCGGAAAGTACAAAAATCAGTGCTGCAATCAGTGGTAATCGGCCTGTTTTCCCAGACGTTGAATCAGCTTGTACTCGGGGTGTCTGGTTCTGGAAAGAGGCGTGGAATTTCATTAAAGGCTTGCGTGCAGACTGGGGCTGAGCCGGCCAAAGCTTAAGTGCCTCTTGCATGTTAGCGGGACGCTGCTGTGGATCTGAAGAAACAAACTTCGTCAGTGCCTCGGCGATCGCTATAGGAGTTTCCGGTGCCCATGAACGAATATCGGGTACGGTTTTGGTTTGATGACAGGCGAGTTTGGCAAGAGGGTCTCCGGTTGTAAAGGGAGGTCGTCCTGCCAATAGTTCCCAGAGTAAGCAGCCTAAGGCATACAGATCACTTTGTGAATTCGGGTGATGGCCCGTACCGATCAGCTCTGGGGCAATTCCATCATAACAGCGCGGCGGAAGAGAAGCATGAATAGTGAGCTCGGGTGAGAGGATCGGTTCGAGTCCTGTATCGACGAGGGCAGCAGTTCCGTCGGCAGCAAGTCGCACATTCCAGGGACGGATATCGCCGTGAATCACATTCCGTTTTTCCAGCATCGTTAATGCATCGAGTAACTGAGCACCAATGGCGAGTACGACCTGTACGGGAAATCGGCCTCGACGGATCAGCAGCTCAGAGACTGTGGTTGAGGGAAGATAACGGCTGATGATCACGAACTGCTGTGGGAGTTGTTTGATGATTCGTGGCAGAATCAGAGAGGGGTGCTGCGCACCCTGCAGGCGTTTCAACAGGTTCTGAAAGTTTTGCTGGATTTGAGTCAGATTATCAGTTTGGGGTCTGGTAATTTTTAACACGCAATTTTCTGTGCTCTCGGGGGCACTGGCTACAAAGCTACTGGATTTATGGCTGTGGCCTAACTCCGAAATTAATAAGTAGGGACCAACGGCCAAGCGTTCAGGCGTGTCTGATTCCAGTGTGCGCGCCTGGAAAGGAGTGATTTTTTGTGCCTGGACAAGTGCATCAATCCAGACGGAGTCGAACGCAGGAATTCCCCGGGCTAATTTCTTGACGCGCCGCCGACAACGCCTCAGATCTGCTGCTGTGCAGAGCTTGAGCTTTGTTAAACGCTGTAACAGCTCTTGGGAGGGAGGGTCGAGCAAAGTGAAGAAATCCTTTTCTACGTCAAAATTGCTGCAGGTGTAACTACTTGTGGTGTCTAATTCTTCTGGCGGCAACCATTCCACTCAGAACAGAGTGATTTATGGCAAAAAATGGCAGTTTTCGCAAGAGAGATCTGGCTTGAGTGATCTTAGATGGATTCCAAGAGCGGGCTTTTCTTCAAATGGTAATTTAGGGTATAAAGCTGGTCGAAAGTGAATGTTGGTGTGCTTTTTTTACAAGAAACTATTGGCCGATGAATAATTCTCCACGGAAAATGGTGCTGATTATTGGGAACGATCAAACCAATGAAATGCGCCCTGTTCTGGATGCGGTACATGAAATCTGCACCGAAGCGCAGATCATCTCGTTTATCGATTTGCAGGCAATTCCCAATAAGGTCGCTTTTCCCGATTTAATCTTGATCTGTCAGAACTGGCCGGATGAATTCTCACCAAATACTTTAAATGATCTGGTTAGCCGTTTTCCGATTTCCCGTTTTGTTTGCAGTTATAGTGCCTGGTGTGAATCCGATGGTCGGACCAGAACAATCTGGCCTTTAGGTATCCGCGTTCCTGCCAGGTCGGTTTTGACTCGTCTACAACTGGAATGGGACATTATCCAGGGAAATCAAGATGCATTTCCCCTGACGGCAGGTCGCGATGAGATTTTTCTGGTAGAAGCAATTGGCTCTGTACTTCAGCTCAATTCTGAAGGGAACACTCCCCTGATCCAAGTCGATTCTGGTGACCGTGCATATCAATTGATGTTGGAAGAGATGATTGATTCCTGGGGGGGGCGGATTGCGCGGGGCTCCTGTAGCGATGAGGTGGATCTGATACTTGTTGATCTGGATCCGTGGGAACTGGTAGCGAGCCAGTTCGATTTGCAGGCTAAGTCGTCTCCGGTCATTGGGGTCATGGGCCTGGCGCACCCGGAAACGATCAGAGCAGCAACGCTGTTGGGCATTGATGCTGTGATCTGTAAGGTCGCACCAGAACAGGAATTGTTTCAGGCCGTCAAACGCAGCTTGCAGACTAAGGCGATTCCGCAGGCAGAGTGCTGATTTTCAAGTCTTTGAAATTCAGGTCTGTCGTTGGGTCGTGACCCTGCAGACTGATATGCCCTGCTTTCAGCCGTAATCCTTTCCGAGGGTTCTCATCTGGTTTTCGGGTATCATTCCAGTCTGTGACCTGATAGCCATCAATCCAGACAGCGATATGCGAGCCATAGGCGGAAAGGGTTGTGGTAAACCATTCATGGTCATTCGAGACCACACGCCGGGCTTTGGATCTTCTGAAAATAGCACCTGTG
This window of the Gimesia fumaroli genome carries:
- a CDS encoding dihydroorotase codes for the protein MKSILIKNGHIIDPSQNLDVQGNLLIEDGKIKGLCQATTTADEVIDATGLIVSPGLIDIHVSLCEPGFEEDETIESGTAAALAGGVTSLGCLPNTSPVVDDRSSAEFILLQAARAANCNVFPLGAATKNNEGKELAEIGQLVAGQAVGFTDADHPIENAEIMRCALEYTRMFDRPILNRPQVPELTDKGQMHEGFHSTVLGLKGIPAAAEEIMVNRDIALAELTQGRIHLMCISTQNSVSQIRRAKQAGIQVTADVTPHHLTLTDQMLETYDPNYKVLPPLRSQEHIDALIEGLKDGTIDAICSDHTPHASEKKTDEILGADFGIIGLETLLPVCIQSLIIPGHLSWSELISKLTRGPAKILGLSKGTLLPEADADLTLINPEIQYILEPAHLKSSSQNTPFLGKELQGRAEIVIVSGEVRYRAEN
- a CDS encoding aspartate carbamoyltransferase catalytic subunit; the encoded protein is MNIDHEYRTDISSGWTRKHILGLQDLTKDELNIILNQAAEFKRLAAIGETKLTPLAGTVVANLFFEPSTRTRISFGLAAKRLSADTVDFTASGSSLSKGESFVDTAKTIEAMGVSYVVVRHKTPGAPQLLAQHLNANILNAGDGTHEHPTQALLDIFTIREHFGKIEGLTVTLVGDILHSRVARSNIWGLKKLGAHVIVCGPTTLMPSELSRLDVEVSHNLDDVIDRTDCLNLLRIQFERQRGHFFPSIREYAHLFGMNKQRISKAKDDVLILAPGPINRGVEITPDVADGPHSVILGQVSNGLIIRMACLYLLHLQRTASLGIPG
- a CDS encoding serine/threonine protein kinase; translated protein: MLDPPSQELLQRLTKLKLCTAADLRRCRRRVKKLARGIPAFDSVWIDALVQAQKITPFQARTLESDTPERLAVGPYLLISELGHSHKSSSFVASAPESTENCVLKITRPQTDNLTQIQQNFQNLLKRLQGAQHPSLILPRIIKQLPQQFVIISRYLPSTTVSELLIRRGRFPVQVVLAIGAQLLDALTMLEKRNVIHGDIRPWNVRLAADGTAALVDTGLEPILSPELTIHASLPPRCYDGIAPELIGTGHHPNSQSDLYALGCLLWELLAGRPPFTTGDPLAKLACHQTKTVPDIRSWAPETPIAIAEALTKFVSSDPQQRPANMQEALKLWPAQPQSARKPLMKFHASFQNQTPRVQADSTSGKTGRLPLIAALIFVLSGLSLTLLDEGARNQLLKITSQVSFNQQTVSENPSMPAVARDDSPADSEQISKQLIPPPDENGIIQLDLSTPYESTKITTVGPLTIRGTADTPAIIHVENEAFSVVAEQLHLENVMLINHSSDPQLPTNPAEKKQPATLLNVSVQGLTLKSCFFAQLDDQRESATSINRSAIYWKPIDSQQRTGCQIEIHNTVFAVPKHAIYLTQSPHSISLSNCLNITSHSTLFFEQPPEVDQQISISLKHVTLRKSGPLLLFHWRDEKIIPGAIQIESQDCVFDLAQSALIQVLGSKPPENWLSSVDLAGEGSVASSDIQIAGWQTAIKQPFEELNTTSMLIEGLSTGKFIYAAPLSLTPADSVITEAQVPRKSAHLPGIQAEYFPDFLSRLKTLKN